ATAACAGGCTTTGCATAAAGCATGTATGCCCTTTATCAGGTGATAGCTTATTAGTGCCttttataatttatatttgtaTGACTGGGTAGAATTTAGAAGAGATTGAACAAGATCTACAGAATAATCTGTACAGTGATTTTGGCTTTGACATATCTAATTAGAATACTTTTGCAGTATGCGATTTGTTGGAGTATTATGTTGGTATAAAAATTGCAATGGCTCAAATTCAACACGGTCTTAAGATCAATAACAAAGAGGCCTACAATAGCATCCTGACTTCcatataaatataaaattaTCAAACAAATTCACATATGATATTCTGTCTTAATGATGCAAGACATTTGATCATTCATCCACTGGCACAAAATAACCCAAAAATTAAGGAGCTCTGGTAGCCACCACCCAAAGGAATTTTTTGCTCAATTGGCCCCATGGCCAACGCTTTTGACAGAAATGCCCCCCTTCAGAAACAATTGACAAAAATGGCCTGGCGGAAGGCCCGAAAGGCACCACATCGCGCTTTCCGCCATCTAAACGCACAGCCGGAGCTTTTTCACAATGCAATTGGCGGAAAGGACTTGTGTCCAATGCCATGGGCGGAAAGCCTAAGAGTCGTCTGCGTCAGTAGGCCCGCGCCAGCTTCGGCGGATAGGAGTAATTTTCGGTTTCCCTCCGCGAGCCATCCAGCACGTGTTGTACCACTCCGCAGTATGGAatgtatttgtttgttttgtgcgCAGTGACTGTACTAGTATTGATTGTTATGCACATGTCTAAGCATTTTTGCACGTTCAATTGCGTTCGTGTGTGAAatccatggagatggagggaTTGAATTTCAATTGGGAAACTCTTTGATGGCTGgcatctttttgttttttgagaggatGATGGCTGGCATCTTGTAGCTAATGAATGAAGCGGGACACTGAGGGAAAACGGACTGTGTCAACAGCTGCTTCGGGTCAAACCCATTTCAAATCCGAGCCTTTCTTTCCACGACAGGACGGTAGGGCCCGCCTAGCCTAAAGTGTCCATCCATAGGCTTTCCGCCAATGGCATTGGACATAAGTCCTTTCCGCCAATGGCATTGTCAAGAAGCTCCGGCTGCGCATTCAGATGGCGGAAAGCGCGACGTGGCGTGGCACCTTCTGGGCCTTCCGCCAGGCCACTTTTGTCAATTGTTTCTGGAGGAGAGGGGGCCATTTCTGTCAAAAACGTTGGCCAGGGGGGCAATTGAGCAAAAAATTCCACCCAAAGGAGAACTAAGGGAACCACTGTTTAGTTGCATAATTCCCAGTATATACAGGTACATGTTGTCCAGTGGCATACAGTGAAAGTTTATGCCGCTTTCACGACTATGTAGATTTTAATTGTAGAGCTAAACTCCTAGATTAACACATATAAACCCCATAAATGTGAAGAAAACTCACATGAAAGCCATGGAGAGCTGCTTAAGATCATTCTCGAAATTCTTCATGTTCGCCAGCGACTGCGCGCAGAAGATGATCGCGATCCACGAGCACACCTTGTACTGCAAATACACAGCAAAGTCAACTTCTCACGAAACCAACAcgaatcaaatcaaatcaaatttcCCGTCAAATTGCAACATCGGACCTATTAAAGCGAGCATAGCACCACCATCAATTACGGAGTAACATAGAGATCTACCATACAACTAACTCGCCCAGATCTAAGTACCTAGCTACTCCTAATACTCAGCGAGCGCAGGAGAACGGCACACAACGAGCGCTACCTAGACGCTACTCGGATGTAAACCTAGATCGAAGCAGCGAGACGACGGCCGCACGGATACGAGGCTGGAGACACGAGAGCAGATGGGTGGTGCGGAGACCGTTACGTACGCGGAGCATGACGCCGATGACGCCGAAGACCACGGCGAGGAAGCCCGCATAGTCGACGGGAAGGTCCTGCGAGGACAGCTTCGGCGGCGCGTacggcctcgccgtcgtcggctgCCTCGGGTCGTTCGCCCCCGTGCTGGCGCCCCCCGGCGTAGTCGCCTCCTtcatctctcttctctctctccccttgtTTCCTTCTTTTCGAGATCTGAGATTAATCTGAGGCACTGAGCAGAAACTGAAGAGTAatctacccgcaaaaaaaaaaacgaagaGTAATCTGACAGACAAAGAATAGTACAGTACCGATAGCCAGCTTGGGCCTTGGCCCAGCACGGCCCACGGCCTGGCCCCACGCCGCTTCGTCCCATGCCTCCCGTCTTCCGAGCATTGAAAAGTCAAAACGCACGAGTCTTTCCACTTCCTCAGTCCCCACTCCGTCGCCCTCCTCCTGTCGCCCGTTCGGACACAGCTCGCTCCCCAGCTCCAAAACCCTAACTCGGGAGCTACTGAGCTAGTACGAAGAAACCCCGCGCGGAGGAGCTCGACGAGTACAGCTGCCCCGCCCCTCAGTCCGCTGCTGGCTATCGCCATTTGTTGGTAAACCCTACGGTTCCTCGCTGatttctgttgttgttgtaagAATCACTCCTCTTTTAAGCTTGCGCCGGCGCTTATTTGAGCAGGTTGGCTCTCAGGGTAAGTTGTTAGATTCAGCTCCGAAATGTTGAGTTAGTTGAGTGGTGCTAAATGCACATGGTGATTGGTGCGTGTGTATTTTGTGAGCCCAAGCATATTCTTAGGGTTTTAATTAGCCGTGGTAGTGATATGCTCGGGTCTTAACTTTAGCTAGCAGTACCGCCCGTCAGTTCTAGTTTTTAAATGGTATTCACCGTAATGTCCTTTTGGCCTTACTGGATAGGTAACTGGGGAGTCCTCGTTAGTGAAGGAGCATAGGTTTGTTTTGTTAAGATACCCAATTGCTTACTAATTACAATACTTAAATTGCTTTATTCAATTTGGTTGTTGGTGTAGTCTAGCTTTTATGATTTTTGTGATGAAGATTCAAGTTTCCTTCAAAGTGTAACACATATGGTTTTGAGGAGAATGTGCGCTGGTGCTGATTTGCATGTTGTACAAATTAAGCAAGCTATTGAAATGTCAATAATTTCAAGGGAAGCTTAGCTGAATACTATCAAGGAGAGAAACACCCTCATTTGACCTCAGCTAAGATATGTatcatgtttatttttctacAGTGGCTACAGACTTCAGGCCCGTTGATGCAAGAACACTTTAACTGTCAGATTGGATGATAAGTTTCCAACTTGCCATGATATAAATGCTCAGCAGCTAATTGTTGCCAAGGAAGCAGTGGTTAATCAGCCAGCCAGTGAAAATGCAATCCCAGTCTAGCAGTCGTGTCAAAATGTTGGCAAAAGTAGATGGATCGGGTGCAATTGATTATTCAGTTGACCCAAGTACATTTGGTTTTCCACAAGATGCTAATCAGGAATTCTTTAACCGAGCTTTACAGTATGATTATTCGGTTTCAAGGCAGGGCTTTGAAGATAAAGGATTTTTACCAAGTCTTCCAGATCATGTTGTGAATAGTACTTCTTCTGCACTCGGAGAATATCAACAACTTGACGACTTCTTGAGGCATCTTGAGCCTATAGAATCTGATGGACAGCGGGTGCAAAATAATAACGGTAATATCGCACATTTCAGTAGAGCTTCGAATACATCCTGCCTTGATCATGTAGAAGATATAACTTCTTATGATGTTGATTGTCGTGATGATAGAGCTATCTCATTTGGAAGTAGTTGCAGCACAGGAATTGCAAGTTATCCTTATATAAACCTTTTGCAAAGCAATAACTGCATTGCAGATACGGAGGATGGCACTTGGGCAGCTCTTATGCAAATGCAAGAGGCCTTGGAAGCGTCTAATGAAGAGTGCAGTGACTTGACTTTCAATAATACAGAACTTTCAGGCGGGAGCACGATGCAGCATCAAGTTGTTTGGGACAACGGCTGTTTAACAAGTCCATCTTTTACCTCAAACTTTTTACCCTTCCCTGGAGAGGCTGAAGCAACTGTCACAAATACAAGAAATATTTGTCACTTACAGAACTTGGTTGATATGCCGCATGATAATGAGCAGGACATATCATCTTTTGAGCTCAAAGTGCCTGAACCGAAAGGGACAACTACAAGCAATGTTTGTGAGCGTCGAGATGAAATGCATTCTGCACAATGGGGGGCATATCCTGGTCACAATGAATCTTCTGTATTGATGCCAGTGGCCCAGGACAGACAGAATAGCATATCACACCAACAGTTGAGTGTGTCTGTAAACGGTGTAGATGGATCTGTAGATAATGACATGAAAAAGTTACACGGCATTTATGAATGTGAGGAGCAAATGGAAATTGATTCACTTCTAAATTCATTTGGTGCATCAAGTGATACCTTTTCACAGGCTTATGAAATATTCCAAAAAGGGTAAACTGAAATGCTACAATCTCCTTATATCATTGATGTGACTAAAGTCTtggtttccttttccttcaAGTTAAAACTAGAAACCCTGCAACTTTTCCCATGCATAAATATAGTTGTAGTATTAAACGTTAACCCTAGAACTGTTGCTACATAAATATAAAATTATTAGTTTAGTTCTTGATGATCCATTAGACCATTACTATTGTCTAATGCTATGCTGCTGGGCGGAAACAACAAACTGATGCCTGCAAACACCTATAATAATGGCTTTGACAAGTTTTAAAGATATATTTTCAGCATACTACATAAATTTGCCTTTCGACTACtaggttttgctatttctagtTAGATCAAGTCATATTTTGTTACACTGCTTGGAGCAGTAGAACTTGCACATCATTGAAGCTATCTCTATGAGTGAAATGATTCCAGTTTTTGTTCAGCACCACTGCAAATTTTGGTATTTTGTATTTCTGAATGTATAATATAATTGAATGTGATGAAATGCAGTGAAACTCTTTCTGACGTTGATAAAAAGGTTAAATTAGAGGAAAGCAGTTCTGCTACATGCGTCAGTGATACTGTCTCGTACACTACACAAGCTGGAGCCGCTGAGTCAGCTCTATCTAATGGATCCTCTTGTGCTCAACAGTATCAATCTACTTCCCAATCATGTGGTTTATTTTCTTCAGAATCTCAGTGGAAAACCATGGCCGGTTCTGCTTTTCCTTTGTGGGGTTGTCAAAATGGTGTTAATGAGTATAATTCATTGCATACGCTCGAGACAAATCATAAAGATCACTTGTTATACTCTGGCCATACTTCAGTGCAGCAACAACAGAGTGAATCTAAAACTACTAAATTGGAATTAATTGACAATGCTGGTAGCCCTTATCAAGAGTTCACAACTGGTGTGGATGGTCCATTTTGTGCCAAAAGGGGAACCGTAAGTGTATGGGCAGCACACCCTAGTATAATGGAAAATTGCTCCTCTAGAGTACATTCAACTCATACTGAACCTTCTGATATGCAGCTGCCTGTGACACCAACTGCTCATATTCAGGTTCAGCTGCCTGCTCCTAGCTTATCCATGGAATCCAACTCATCATTGATAGGAGGAACAGAGCTTAAGAAGGTTAACCAATGTCATCCAGATGTGCAGCTTCCCATGACACAGACTAGTCATGTTCAGCTGCCTGCTCAGAGCTTTTCCAAGGACCCCAATTCATCATCTATTGAAATTACAGAGCTTAAGAAGGTTGAACAACATCATCCAGATACACAGCTTCCCATTACACAGATCAGTCATGTTCAGCTGCCTTCTCCAAGCTCGTCCAAGGACCCCAACTCGGCACTTACTGGACGGACAGGACTTAAGAAGTTTCAACATCATTCAGATATGCAGTTCTCTATGACACAGACCAATCACGTTCAGCTGCCTGTTCCAAGCCTGTCGAAGGATCCCAACTCAGCATTAATTGAAGGAACAGAGCTTAAGAAGGTTGAGCAACATCATTTAGATATGCAGCTTCCCATGACACATACCAGTCATGCTCAGCTGCCTGCTCCGAGCTTGTCCAAGGACCCGAACCCAGCATTTATTGGAGGAACAAAACTTAAGAACGTTGAGCAACTTGACAACTATAGTCACGTTGGTAGTGATCAGCAAATTATCCTACTCTCAGCAAGCAAACCTTCATGTTCAAGCGGTTCACCAATTAAAAAGTTTGATGACATGGTGGATTCACGACCCAAAAAGCGGAAAAGGCCAGCTGCAAATCTTCTAGTGCAGCATGCACAAGTCATGTCTGGGTGTGGGAGCAAGCCTTGTAAAAGGTGATGATTTTGAATTAGAAGTTCTCCTTATACAAAATTCTGTATTTGAGCTCTTCGGTTTGACTTGCTTCTTTGTATAAATCCTTATGAACTCACTTTTGGCAGTCCTACATCCTTAAGGGGCTAATGGTTGTTATGCCTTTTTGTCAATGCAGAACACCTGAGTTGGATTTGGCTCGTGCCACCAGAACATCAGTCAAGAAGGTTGTACCTATAAGATTCTTCATGCCGTATAACACTTTCAATTGTGCTAGATCAGTTTCACAGGGACTGACAAACTTATCACGCATGGCAGGTGGATGGTGAAAACGCAACGATGCAACATAGCACCTTCATTTCTCGAGCTCAGGAAAGACTTGTTTTAACGACTAGCTTGATTCAACATGTCCTTCCTGTTCTGCCAGCGAGACTTCTTGCCTCAAATGTTACTAATCCCAGTGAAACCATTGTGTACCACATTTCGAAACTGGCGGTCAGTGATATACTCGACCCTGTTTTATCGTTTGGCAGTGACCCCAATAACTTCACACGAAGTGAAAAGATGTAAGTGTTTATGTTTTTTAATGCTATACCTATTTAACATGACAGCCACCTTCTTAAACAAATTAGTGCCTTAGGAGTGAGTTATGTAAAACTCCAGAGGGAGAAATCTGAGTTCAGCCAGAGCGCTATAACTATGCCATAACGAGCAATTTGATTTCTTTCTGATGCTGATGAAGCGCTATAGCACAACTCATCTTGCATTGAGCTTGAGAGTTCTTCACCTTGGTGATGTTTGACCAGGCCACCGAGCGAGACCAGCACTTCTGGAAAGGAAGGCAGTAAAATCTTATCTGAAGTTCTGGCAACCTTTGTCACGAGGTATGGCAAGTTGGAAAGCTCCTTGTCAAGGTATGACATTACAGTTACGACTCAAAACATGTCTCCATACTTTATCAGAAAAAGAACATGTCTCCATATATAATCCAGACTTCCAAAGTTGCATTTTCAATTGAACCTGATGGTTGTGTTCAGAATTTGATGCTTTCTTTTTACGGCCTTTCTGTGTATTTCAGAGTCGAGAAGGCACTCACTTTCCAGGATTTTGCATTTGAGCTACGGGAGATCGACCGGTGGTCCATTCTCAATCACTTAGTAAAGTTTGGCGAATACAAAACACTGCAAGCTGGTGGCTGCTCGAATCCTGGGCCAGATCCCTCCAGCACAATCATCCGGAAGCATGTCAGAGTTGCTGCTACGGCACCACTATGCTTACCGGACGGCGTCCGATGCCGCGTACTGAAGTAGCTGCGCACGTTGAAAACAAGAGTAGTGGAGTTGCTCGGTGGCTAACAAATCTTTTCCTGTTCTGCCCTGCTCTCGGCAGCCCTGCGGTTGTCATGATATCGGGATGTTCAGGAATATTTGTAACCATACTAAATTACCAGTGTACTGACGGTCTTGTGCTAGGAGATTAGGTGTTAACGTCTTGCAGTATGTTCTAGGATGAGTTAGGATGAGGTGCGGGTGATTTTATCTTGCCAACGGAACGAGAATATGCGTACTAAGTGTTAAATTTAGAACGAAGTGACGCATGATTCAGGGGCCTCTTATGAGTTGCCCACTGACGATCGATATAGAGCTGTGCTAGCGTGTCTGTATGGCTCGGAGGACTAGCAGAGAGGAGGATCTTCTCAGATGCAGATGGCCTCTGTTTACTAATCGAGTCAGTAACTCTCTTTCTCGTGGATTAGCAGCTTGGGGAACTCCCAGGATAGCTTCTCTCGGGGGATGACCacagggtcatgacgacacaactCTAACCGAGATGACGGAAGCAAAGCCGGCATGGTTATGTATaccggcatcgtaaagtcaaactagcactaagccggcatcctgTACGTATGCCGACATGACTATGTTGTCTTATGAgcttgcaggataaggatgaGCGTCTTGATCTCGGCCCacgccgagatctctcaacggtcttattcTGACCACGCGGCAGAGGATAAAGCAGCGTCATCATTATCGTGGAAAAGGCAGTCGCCGCTTATGTACCgatgccaggcgactgcacaaGAGAAGCATCGAAAGggaatctctgacggaagccggcagaggatagcggtactttctgcagggtgccagagaaaagtaaagttgtcttgtcccctacggtgcCACCAGGAGGGAAccgagccgcgtgcccggcggggctcaaggaaggtgacgttaggactcggcccacatgtcagtgtaaCATgtgcggcctataaatagaaccttacccctctgtagaaAGAGACGGGGCACTTAGGCATCTAgagtttccccttcttcttcttcctcctcaagaatacagctcaaggagcgccattgtagaacTTGTCTATTTCGGCTAATTCAACAAAGCaagagtaggagtcttacctcggcaagagggctctgaacttgggtaaatctgtgtgtgtttgtgtaacCTGAGCGTGTTTTctttcacgtcctccctcctccggatcctccttcaTCAATCGGTCCCAAGTTAAACCATcttatggcatctgccgtaaCACCACCACGACATCTTCTTAAGGCTTGCTGTGGCAGCAACTTCACTGCAAAATTCAGCTAGATTTTACTCCGAAAAAAACAGTAGCAGTGCAGCCAATAAGAAGAGAGCCAGAGGAAGATTTATCCTGGCAACTTGAAACATGATATCCACGTATGCACCTGAAAACTCCAGTGACGCCACATAGCGCGTTTATAGCTACAATCTTTTCCGCTTGTCCAAAGAGTGTAGTGCTCAAGAGCCGAAGAGCGCCCATTCGTGTTTGTGGTCTGGAAAGAAGCATTCTGACTTTTCTTCCCAATTGGTTCGTGCAGTCAGCAAGCACTTCCCCACGAGCAcaaataacttttttttctacttCAACGAGCAGGAAGAACTCTGCCAGCTCCTTTGCCACTCATCATTTGGGCATAAAATtgtagaattcattttgaattctaaaaaacaacttgtttggttggcacgaaATTAGCCAcatgaattcaatctcaaatttcatgaaatcacGCTATAACTAGTCTCAATTCTTCtctaaaaaatatcatttctgtagaattgtctctcactcttcaatttcatgtggtagacaaacatgatttttcaacccagaattcaaattcaaccaaaaaAATCCTATTAAAAAttgaatttcatttcattttgatcaaatgaaatgaattcttggttgccaACAAGCTGTGCACAGCAATTTCAGGCACTTGCGATTTGCAGCCGATCatcataaaaagaaaagaaaagatagatATCAGTTTTTTAAATTGAAAAGAGAGATAGCAAGAAAGGCACCAAGTATCGGTTCACATCGGGCCGTCCAGAGCGTCACAAGTGGGCCACACCGTAGCCCACAATGCATCCACCAACGTTTCCTCCTCCGTCTTCgatcccctctcctcctcttcctcctccccctatTTTGACCCAACTCCAACTCTTCGAGCGTGCGTGCGTGACCTCCTCCTGACCGATTCCCCCTCCACCAgccccaaaccctagctagaCCGCCCGGCCCGCGGAGCCGATGCGGAGGCGGCTCCTGGAGGGCGCCATGGCGCTCGCGTTGTCGGCAGCGCCGGACGCCAACTCGTCGGGCTCCGGGTCGCCCCCGTCGGCGTCTTCGGGGACGATGTGGTGGGTGTCTGGCTGCCACGGGACGTTGTACAGCCTGGCGGTGATGCTGCCGTCGCTGGCGTTCGTGGGGTTCCTGGCCTGGCAGGCCCGCCGGAGCTTCCGGCGGCTCAGCTACGGCCGCTCccacgtcgtcgtcgtggccTACTACGCGCTCCTCTGGGCCGTTGCCGTCCTCAACCTCCTTTGGTGCTTCCTTCAGGTCCGGCTCGCTCGCTCCCATTACTCTTTAACTCTCTGTTCTCAGACTGGCGGGCCATGGAACCCCATACTTAATTCTCGTATTGattttgagaagaaaaaaaaacactgatGCATACATGCGTCAACTTCAAGTGTTGTTTAGAATTTCTTCTAGTAGGAACTAGCGTAGTAGGGTAAGCGAGTCTGGGTGGAATCAGCTGTGAGAAGGTTGCAGCTACTGAATTGCTAGTTTGTTCGCCTTGATGAGAAGCACAATGTTGTAATGTTTGATTGAGGAGTAGAATAAGTGGGTACAAGTTAGGTGATTGTTTCGTTAGACAAGTTCTTTTGTCGTACACTTGCAATTGAAGTAGTGGAGGTTGGattgtgaacttgtgatgaaacCAGACGGTAGGATTGGTAGGTTGTGTGCTGGTTATAGCATATAATAATTATTATTAGCTGGTAAGGTCTGGTAGGTAAGTATTGATGTTCAAAACTGCAAACAACTTTAGTACACTTTGTCCTG
This is a stretch of genomic DNA from Brachypodium distachyon strain Bd21 chromosome 1, Brachypodium_distachyon_v3.0, whole genome shotgun sequence. It encodes these proteins:
- the LOC100820846 gene encoding uncharacterized protein LOC100820846 isoform X3; its protein translation is MQSQSSSRVKMLAKVDGSGAIDYSVDPSTFGFPQDANQEFFNRALQYDYSVSRQGFEDKGFLPSLPDHVVNSTSSALGEYQQLDDFLRHLEPIESDGQRVQNNNDTEDGTWAALMQMQEALEASNEECSDLTFNNTELSGGSTMQHQVVWDNGCLTSPSFTSNFLPFPGEAEATVTNTRNICHLQNLVDMPHDNEQDISSFELKVPEPKGTTTSNVCERRDEMHSAQWGAYPGHNESSVLMPVAQDRQNSISHQQLSVSVNGVDGSVDNDMKKLHGIYECEEQMEIDSLLNSFGASSDTFSQAYEIFQKGETLSDVDKKVKLEESSSATCVSDTVSYTTQAGAAESALSNGSSCAQQYQSTSQSCGLFSSESQWKTMAGSAFPLWGCQNGVNEYNSLHTLETNHKDHLLYSGHTSVQQQQSESKTTKLELIDNAGSPYQEFTTGVDGPFCAKRGTVSVWAAHPSIMENCSSRVHSTHTEPSDMQLPVTPTAHIQVQLPAPSLSMESNSSLIGGTELKKVNQCHPDVQLPMTQTSHVQLPAQSFSKDPNSSSIEITELKKVEQHHPDTQLPITQISHVQLPSPSSSKDPNSALTGRTGLKKFQHHSDMQFSMTQTNHVQLPVPSLSKDPNSALIEGTELKKVEQHHLDMQLPMTHTSHAQLPAPSLSKDPNPAFIGGTKLKNVEQLDNYSHVGSDQQIILLSASKPSCSSGSPIKKFDDMVDSRPKKRKRPAANLLVQHAQVMSGCGSKPCKRTPELDLARATRTSVKKVDGENATMQHSTFISRAQERLVLTTSLIQHVLPVLPARLLASNVTNPSETIVYHISKLAVSDILDPVLSFGSDPNNFTRSEKMPPSETSTSGKEGSKILSEVLATFVTRYGKLESSLSRVEKALTFQDFAFELREIDRWSILNHLVKFGEYKTLQAGGCSNPGPDPSSTIIRKHVRVAATAPLCLPDGVRCRVLK
- the LOC100820846 gene encoding uncharacterized protein LOC100820846 isoform X2; this encodes MQSQSSSRVKMLAKVDGSGAIDYSVDPSTFGFPQDANQEFFNRALQYDYSVSRQGFEDKGFLPSLPDHVVNSTSSALGEYQQLDDFLRHLEPIESDGQRVQNNNGNIAHFSRASNTSCLDHVEDITSYDVDCRDDRAISFGSSCSTGIASYPYINLLQSNNCIADTEDGTWAALMQMQEALEASNEECSDLTFNNTELSGGSTMQHQVVWDNGCLTSPSFTSNFLPFPGEAEATVTNTRNICHLQNLVDMPHDNEQDISSFELKVPEPKGTTTSNVCERRDEMHSAQWGAYPGHNESSVLMPVAQDRQNSISHQQLSVSVNGVDGSVDNDMKKLHGIYECEEQMEIDSLLNSFGASSDTFSQAYEIFQKGETLSDVDKKVKLEESSSATCVSDTVSYTTQAGAAESALSNGSSCAQQYQSTSQSCGLFSSESQWKTMAGSAFPLWGCQNGVNEYNSLHTLETNHKDHLLYSGHTSVQQQQSESKTTKLELIDNAGSPYQEFTTGVDGPFCAKRGTLPVTPTAHIQVQLPAPSLSMESNSSLIGGTELKKVNQCHPDVQLPMTQTSHVQLPAQSFSKDPNSSSIEITELKKVEQHHPDTQLPITQISHVQLPSPSSSKDPNSALTGRTGLKKFQHHSDMQFSMTQTNHVQLPVPSLSKDPNSALIEGTELKKVEQHHLDMQLPMTHTSHAQLPAPSLSKDPNPAFIGGTKLKNVEQLDNYSHVGSDQQIILLSASKPSCSSGSPIKKFDDMVDSRPKKRKRPAANLLVQHAQVMSGCGSKPCKRTPELDLARATRTSVKKVDGENATMQHSTFISRAQERLVLTTSLIQHVLPVLPARLLASNVTNPSETIVYHISKLAVSDILDPVLSFGSDPNNFTRSEKMPPSETSTSGKEGSKILSEVLATFVTRYGKLESSLSRVEKALTFQDFAFELREIDRWSILNHLVKFGEYKTLQAGGCSNPGPDPSSTIIRKHVRVAATAPLCLPDGVRCRVLK
- the LOC100820846 gene encoding uncharacterized protein LOC100820846 isoform X1, producing MQSQSSSRVKMLAKVDGSGAIDYSVDPSTFGFPQDANQEFFNRALQYDYSVSRQGFEDKGFLPSLPDHVVNSTSSALGEYQQLDDFLRHLEPIESDGQRVQNNNGNIAHFSRASNTSCLDHVEDITSYDVDCRDDRAISFGSSCSTGIASYPYINLLQSNNCIADTEDGTWAALMQMQEALEASNEECSDLTFNNTELSGGSTMQHQVVWDNGCLTSPSFTSNFLPFPGEAEATVTNTRNICHLQNLVDMPHDNEQDISSFELKVPEPKGTTTSNVCERRDEMHSAQWGAYPGHNESSVLMPVAQDRQNSISHQQLSVSVNGVDGSVDNDMKKLHGIYECEEQMEIDSLLNSFGASSDTFSQAYEIFQKGETLSDVDKKVKLEESSSATCVSDTVSYTTQAGAAESALSNGSSCAQQYQSTSQSCGLFSSESQWKTMAGSAFPLWGCQNGVNEYNSLHTLETNHKDHLLYSGHTSVQQQQSESKTTKLELIDNAGSPYQEFTTGVDGPFCAKRGTVSVWAAHPSIMENCSSRVHSTHTEPSDMQLPVTPTAHIQVQLPAPSLSMESNSSLIGGTELKKVNQCHPDVQLPMTQTSHVQLPAQSFSKDPNSSSIEITELKKVEQHHPDTQLPITQISHVQLPSPSSSKDPNSALTGRTGLKKFQHHSDMQFSMTQTNHVQLPVPSLSKDPNSALIEGTELKKVEQHHLDMQLPMTHTSHAQLPAPSLSKDPNPAFIGGTKLKNVEQLDNYSHVGSDQQIILLSASKPSCSSGSPIKKFDDMVDSRPKKRKRPAANLLVQHAQVMSGCGSKPCKRTPELDLARATRTSVKKVDGENATMQHSTFISRAQERLVLTTSLIQHVLPVLPARLLASNVTNPSETIVYHISKLAVSDILDPVLSFGSDPNNFTRSEKMPPSETSTSGKEGSKILSEVLATFVTRYGKLESSLSRVEKALTFQDFAFELREIDRWSILNHLVKFGEYKTLQAGGCSNPGPDPSSTIIRKHVRVAATAPLCLPDGVRCRVLK
- the LOC100833937 gene encoding protein Asterix; protein product: MKEATTPGGASTGANDPRQPTTARPYAPPKLSSQDLPVDYAGFLAVVFGVIGVMLRYKVCSWIAIIFCAQSLANMKNFENDLKQLSMAFMFAVMGLVTNYFGPPRPGTTKP